In one window of Romboutsia hominis DNA:
- the spoVE gene encoding stage V sporulation protein E — translation MTKEALKKQIEKNVKTEFDSVIFYTTMTLVFIGIIMVFSASFVQSSFKHHDAYYFLKRNVIYAILGFICMITISNVDYKVWKKNTKPIGIVSIILLILVLTPLGIKANGARRWLGVGAFTIQPAEIAKFATIIITAKLIEKKYENIKSFRKGLIPLMLVPLLFFTLIMGQPNMSTAGTIILVTFVMIFVAGMSMKIVGFMFGSGIALFLALGLTSEYRLKRILSFLDPFQDPLGNGYQVIQGLYALGSGGLFGMGLGKSQQKWFYIPEPQNDFIFAIIGEELGLIGCAVVIMLFVILVYRCVRIALKCDNIFACMVVIGIGAQIGIQAALNIAVATSSMPVTGVALPFISYGGTSLVIFMSAIGIVLNISKHVKIN, via the coding sequence ATGACTAAGGAAGCTTTAAAAAAACAAATTGAAAAAAATGTTAAAACAGAGTTTGATAGTGTGATATTTTACACTACAATGACTTTAGTATTTATAGGAATCATCATGGTGTTTAGTGCGAGCTTTGTTCAATCCTCCTTTAAGCATCATGATGCTTATTATTTTCTAAAGAGAAATGTAATTTATGCAATACTAGGATTTATTTGTATGATTACTATTTCAAATGTAGATTATAAGGTCTGGAAAAAGAATACAAAGCCTATAGGTATAGTATCTATAATACTACTTATATTAGTACTTACTCCACTTGGAATAAAAGCAAACGGAGCTAGAAGATGGTTAGGGGTAGGTGCATTTACAATACAACCTGCTGAAATAGCTAAATTTGCAACTATAATAATTACAGCTAAATTAATAGAGAAAAAATATGAAAATATAAAGTCTTTTAGAAAAGGGCTTATACCACTAATGTTAGTACCACTTTTATTTTTTACACTTATAATGGGTCAACCAAACATGTCAACAGCAGGAACTATAATATTAGTAACATTTGTTATGATATTTGTTGCAGGGATGAGTATGAAAATAGTTGGATTTATGTTTGGTAGTGGTATTGCATTATTCTTAGCACTTGGATTAACTTCAGAGTATAGATTAAAGCGTATATTATCATTTCTAGACCCTTTCCAAGACCCATTAGGTAATGGGTATCAAGTCATTCAAGGGCTTTATGCATTAGGCTCTGGAGGACTATTTGGCATGGGACTAGGAAAGAGCCAGCAAAAGTGGTTTTACATACCAGAGCCCCAAAATGACTTTATATTTGCTATAATAGGAGAAGAGCTAGGTCTTATAGGTTGTGCAGTAGTTATAATGTTATTTGTTATACTAGTGTATAGATGCGTAAGAATAGCATTAAAATGCGACAATATATTTGCTTGTATGGTAGTTATAGGAATTGGTGCACAAATAGGAATACAGGCAGCTTTAAATATTGCTGTAGCAACATCATCAATGCCAGTTACAGGAGTTGCATTACCATTTATAAGTTATGGGGGAACTTCCCTTGTAATATTTATGAGTGCTATAGGAATAGTCCTAAATATCTCAAAACATGTCAAAATTAATTAA
- the murD gene encoding UDP-N-acetylmuramoyl-L-alanine--D-glutamate ligase, with protein MNLNGKKVLLVGLAKTGISTIKHLNKLGANIIVNDIKEKEKLEDILNELKDLDNIEYILGYHPENIDDIELVVVSPGVPLDLPFILKIKEKNIELIGEVELAYRLSTNNPVFIGITGTNGKTTTTSLVGEIFKANSNDTYIVGNIGNPVIDTVEVTTKDSVLVTELSSFQLESIDTFKPRVSAILNFTEDHLNRHHTMKNYIQAKSRIFMNQDEEDFAILNYDDENVRALEDKVKAKKIFFSRTTELKEGIFLDKNNNIVIRLDKEIVLLNKDELSLPGNHNLENCMAAAMIAYVLKVDIEVIRKVLKTFKAVEHRQEYVKTLNGVTFVNDSKATNPDSSIKAVQSYKEPIILIAGGMDKKSTFDEFLEVAKENVKALVLLGETANLIKECAIKKGFKEIYLAKDMEEAVNTSYKIAKENDVVLLSPACASWDMYKSYEVRGNDFKDNVNKLK; from the coding sequence ATGAACCTTAATGGAAAAAAAGTTCTATTAGTAGGGCTTGCAAAAACTGGTATATCAACAATAAAGCATTTAAATAAATTAGGTGCTAATATAATAGTAAATGATATAAAAGAAAAAGAAAAACTAGAAGATATATTAAATGAATTAAAAGACTTAGACAATATAGAATATATCTTAGGATATCATCCAGAAAATATAGATGATATAGAATTAGTAGTGGTATCTCCTGGAGTTCCTCTAGATTTACCATTTATACTAAAGATAAAAGAGAAAAATATAGAACTAATTGGAGAAGTAGAATTAGCTTATAGACTATCTACTAATAATCCAGTATTTATAGGTATAACAGGAACAAATGGAAAAACTACTACAACAAGTTTAGTAGGAGAAATATTTAAAGCTAATAGCAATGATACATATATCGTTGGAAATATAGGTAATCCTGTTATAGATACAGTGGAGGTTACTACTAAGGATTCTGTATTAGTAACAGAGCTAAGTAGCTTCCAATTAGAAAGTATAGACACTTTTAAACCACGTGTTAGTGCTATATTAAACTTTACAGAAGATCATTTAAATAGACACCATACGATGAAAAACTATATACAAGCAAAATCTAGAATATTTATGAATCAAGATGAAGAAGACTTTGCTATACTAAATTACGATGATGAAAATGTAAGAGCATTAGAAGATAAAGTTAAAGCTAAGAAAATATTCTTCTCAAGAACTACAGAATTAAAAGAAGGAATATTCTTAGATAAGAATAACAATATAGTTATAAGATTAGATAAAGAAATAGTACTTTTAAACAAAGATGAGCTAAGTTTACCAGGAAATCATAACTTAGAAAACTGTATGGCAGCAGCAATGATTGCATATGTTCTAAAAGTTGACATAGAAGTTATAAGAAAAGTACTAAAAACATTTAAAGCGGTAGAACATAGACAAGAATATGTTAAAACGCTAAATGGAGTAACATTTGTAAATGACTCTAAAGCTACTAATCCAGATTCATCTATAAAGGCAGTACAGTCTTACAAGGAGCCTATAATATTAATAGCAGGTGGTATGGATAAGAAAAGTACTTTTGATGAATTTTTAGAAGTAGCTAAAGAAAATGTAAAAGCATTAGTTCTTTTAGGGGAAACAGCAAATTTAATAAAAGAATGTGCAATTAAAAAAGGATTTAAAGAAATATATCTAGCAAAAGATATGGAAGAAGCAGTTAATACATCTTATAAAATCGCAAAAGAAAATGATGTAGTACTTCTTTCTCCTGCTTGTGCAAGCTGGGATATGTATAAGAGTTATGAAGTAAGGGGTAATGACTTCAAGGATAATGTAAACAAATTAAAGTAA
- the mraY gene encoding phospho-N-acetylmuramoyl-pentapeptide-transferase codes for MMLGITELTYTSLISFLIVIILGPIFIPMLTKFKFGQTVRDDGPQTHLAKNGTPTMGGILMMVAILITGLTRSQIGNDLIIGLISIIGFGMVGFLDDFIIIKKRRSLGLKPWQKIVLQFALAIYISYYQYSASPSAAQLIIPFTDAYINLGPLYVPIMTFIIIGIVNAVNLTDGLDGLASGITLIVSIFFMLLASYTTVANPDVAVLAAATVGACLGFLGFNSYPARIFMGDTGSMALGGAVAAFAVLTNSILLIPLVGGVYFAEALSVILQVGSFKLRGKRIFKMAPIHHHFEQCGWPETRVVFTFWIVTVVLAWIGIIAIF; via the coding sequence ATTATGTTAGGAATAACAGAACTTACGTATACATCATTGATTTCATTTCTAATAGTAATAATATTAGGACCAATTTTTATACCAATGTTAACAAAATTTAAGTTTGGGCAGACGGTTAGAGATGATGGTCCTCAAACACATTTAGCAAAAAATGGAACACCTACTATGGGTGGAATATTAATGATGGTAGCAATACTAATAACAGGGCTTACTAGAAGTCAAATTGGAAATGATTTAATAATAGGTCTTATATCAATAATAGGATTTGGTATGGTAGGATTTTTAGATGACTTTATAATAATAAAGAAAAGAAGATCTTTAGGTTTAAAGCCTTGGCAAAAAATAGTGCTTCAATTTGCACTTGCTATATATATATCATATTATCAATATAGTGCATCGCCAAGTGCAGCGCAGCTTATAATACCATTTACAGATGCATATATAAACTTAGGACCATTATACGTACCTATAATGACATTTATAATAATAGGTATAGTAAATGCAGTAAACTTAACTGATGGATTAGATGGGTTAGCATCAGGAATAACTTTAATAGTTTCAATATTCTTTATGTTACTTGCATCATACACTACAGTTGCAAATCCTGATGTTGCAGTATTAGCAGCAGCTACAGTAGGAGCATGTTTAGGATTTTTAGGATTTAACTCATACCCAGCTAGAATATTTATGGGTGATACTGGTTCTATGGCATTAGGTGGAGCAGTTGCGGCATTTGCAGTGTTAACTAATTCAATATTATTAATACCATTAGTTGGAGGAGTATACTTTGCAGAAGCATTATCAGTAATACTTCAAGTAGGATCTTTCAAACTAAGAGGAAAAAGAATATTCAAAATGGCACCTATACATCACCACTTTGAACAATGTGGATGGCCTGAAACTAGAGTGGTATTTACATTCTGGATAGTTACTGTAGTTTTAGCATGGATAGGAATAATAGCAATATTCTAA
- a CDS encoding UDP-N-acetylmuramoyl-tripeptide--D-alanyl-D-alanine ligase has translation MKSLTVADIVIATKGKLILGDENFCIEDIVIDSRNANDKNAFVAIVGENLDGHKFMCSAYENGCKTFIKNESSSIKLDSSDINLIEVKDTEVALGDIAKYYKEQFDIPYIGITGSVGKTTTRDMVYSAVSSKFNTLKNEGNLNNQLGVPLTLFKLDDSHECAVIEMGMSGFNEIEYLANIVNPKIGVISNIGLSHIENLGSQEGILKAKLEIATNFDSSCTLIVNGDDKFLSTLKNKELNYNLKTFGFTKDNDIYCESYEMNEDSITFTCIINGSKEEIFIPTVGEHNIYNAMAAVLVGMSLNISLDKIKEGLKNFKATKMRLDIIKNENLTIINDAYNASPDSMKAALKILGRYNKKRVAILGDMFEMGEHAEYGHRLVGEEAVKNTDLLITIGNDSKFIKDEAVKLGFNSQNAYHFETKEEAISKIDSLVNKEDVVLVKASRGMKLEEIVEHLNK, from the coding sequence ATGAAAAGTCTAACAGTAGCTGATATAGTTATTGCAACGAAAGGTAAATTAATACTAGGCGATGAAAATTTCTGTATTGAAGATATAGTTATAGACAGTAGAAATGCAAATGACAAAAATGCATTTGTTGCTATAGTAGGTGAAAACTTAGATGGACATAAGTTTATGTGCTCAGCATATGAAAATGGATGCAAAACTTTTATAAAAAATGAAAGTAGTAGCATAAAATTAGATAGTTCGGACATAAATTTAATAGAAGTCAAAGATACTGAGGTAGCACTTGGTGATATAGCGAAATATTATAAAGAGCAATTTGATATACCATATATAGGAATAACAGGTAGTGTTGGTAAAACAACTACAAGGGATATGGTATACTCAGCAGTATCATCAAAGTTTAATACTTTAAAAAACGAAGGTAATTTAAATAATCAATTAGGAGTTCCATTAACATTATTTAAATTAGATGACAGTCATGAATGTGCAGTTATAGAGATGGGGATGTCAGGTTTTAATGAAATAGAATACCTAGCTAATATAGTTAATCCCAAAATAGGAGTAATATCTAATATAGGGTTATCTCATATAGAAAATTTAGGATCTCAAGAAGGTATATTAAAAGCTAAACTTGAAATAGCCACAAATTTTGATTCTTCATGCACATTAATAGTTAATGGAGATGATAAGTTTTTATCAACCTTAAAAAACAAAGAACTTAACTATAATCTAAAAACTTTTGGATTTACAAAAGACAATGATATATATTGTGAGAGCTATGAAATGAATGAAGATAGTATAACATTTACATGTATAATAAATGGTTCTAAAGAAGAAATATTTATACCTACAGTAGGTGAACACAATATATACAATGCAATGGCAGCAGTTTTAGTTGGAATGAGTTTAAATATTTCACTAGATAAGATAAAAGAAGGGTTAAAAAACTTCAAAGCTACAAAAATGAGACTAGACATAATAAAAAATGAAAACCTAACAATCATAAATGATGCATATAATGCTAGTCCAGATTCTATGAAAGCAGCTCTAAAAATATTAGGAAGATATAATAAAAAAAGAGTAGCTATACTTGGAGACATGTTTGAAATGGGTGAACATGCAGAGTATGGACATAGATTAGTAGGAGAAGAAGCAGTTAAAAATACTGACTTATTAATAACTATAGGTAATGATTCAAAGTTTATAAAAGATGAGGCAGTAAAATTAGGATTTAATAGCCAAAATGCATATCATTTTGAAACTAAAGAAGAAGCTATAAGTAAAATAGATAGTTTAGTAAATAAAGAAGATGTAGTTTTAGTTAAAGCATCTAGAGGTATGAAATTAGAAGAAATAGTAGAACATCTTAATAAGTAA
- a CDS encoding stage V sporulation protein D — MSKKVKRISKKRLVLVLMLACILFLGLTFRTGYLQLVKGEWLSTKAIEQQTREIPIEPKRGTIYDRNMKELAVSVTKYTVWCKPVEVKDKKSAATQVAEILDKEYEDVYKQVNKKNMALVKIERWIDDEKATKIREAKIPGIWVAEDNQRYYPYGNFASYVLGHTSSDSQGIAGIEMQYDKYLKGQAGKLIVSTDASGREIPRGMEQYYEPVQGKGLVLTIDEVIQHYTEKAVQKAYEINNAKRVTVVAMDPKTGDILSLASKPDYDPNDPRTPIYPYYQEELDKYSEKDKIQGYYKMWRNPAISDTYEPGSTFKLITSSSGLEENVIKENDKFTCTGGVTIKGQRIKCWRHYRPHGEQSFKEGVQNSCNPVFIEVGNRLGVSKLYDYIEGFGFMDKTNIDLPGEAKGILYNEKNVGPVELATISFGQSISVTPIQLITAISSIANDGNRMEPRFVKAYTDNQGNVIEEIKPTKVKQVISEETSKKMMDIVESVVSQGSGKAAYIPGYRIGGKTGTAQKVIDGRYAQGKYICSFIGIAPTDDPQIVVLAIVDEPTGVSAFGSTTAGPIVKEIMNDALPYLGVEPKYSEEEKEEFEKNKVTVPDVRDLAIEDAVKALEDVNLIPNLDTDIEIPKGTKVIDMFPKPGIKVDEESSIALYFK, encoded by the coding sequence TTGAGTAAAAAAGTAAAAAGAATAAGCAAAAAGAGGTTAGTGCTTGTTCTTATGTTAGCATGTATTCTTTTTTTGGGACTAACATTTAGAACAGGATATCTTCAACTCGTAAAAGGGGAGTGGTTAAGTACTAAGGCAATTGAACAACAAACTAGAGAAATTCCTATAGAGCCTAAAAGAGGAACTATATATGATAGAAACATGAAAGAACTAGCCGTAAGTGTTACAAAATACACTGTGTGGTGTAAGCCTGTAGAAGTCAAAGACAAAAAAAGTGCAGCAACACAAGTAGCTGAAATTTTAGACAAAGAATATGAAGACGTATATAAGCAAGTAAATAAAAAAAATATGGCATTAGTTAAAATAGAAAGATGGATAGATGATGAAAAAGCAACAAAAATAAGAGAAGCTAAAATACCTGGTATATGGGTAGCAGAAGACAATCAAAGGTACTATCCATATGGAAACTTTGCTTCTTATGTATTAGGGCATACATCAAGTGATTCCCAAGGAATAGCAGGTATTGAGATGCAATATGATAAGTATTTAAAAGGCCAGGCAGGAAAATTAATAGTAAGTACTGATGCATCAGGAAGAGAAATACCAAGAGGAATGGAACAATACTATGAACCTGTTCAAGGTAAGGGGTTAGTACTTACAATAGATGAAGTAATACAACATTATACTGAAAAAGCTGTTCAAAAAGCTTATGAAATTAATAATGCTAAAAGGGTAACAGTTGTAGCAATGGATCCTAAAACAGGAGATATATTATCTCTAGCATCTAAGCCAGATTATGACCCAAATGACCCAAGAACTCCAATATATCCATACTATCAAGAAGAATTAGATAAATACAGTGAAAAAGATAAGATACAAGGATATTATAAAATGTGGAGAAATCCAGCTATAAGTGATACATATGAACCAGGTTCAACATTTAAACTTATAACATCATCATCAGGATTAGAAGAAAATGTAATAAAAGAAAATGATAAGTTCACATGTACAGGTGGAGTAACTATCAAAGGTCAAAGAATAAAATGTTGGAGACATTATAGACCTCATGGAGAGCAAAGTTTTAAAGAAGGAGTGCAAAATTCTTGCAACCCTGTATTTATAGAAGTTGGTAATAGATTAGGAGTATCAAAGTTATATGATTACATAGAAGGATTTGGATTTATGGATAAAACAAATATAGATCTTCCAGGAGAAGCAAAAGGTATACTATATAATGAAAAAAATGTTGGTCCAGTAGAGTTAGCTACTATATCTTTTGGCCAATCTATATCTGTAACTCCAATACAACTAATAACTGCAATATCATCTATAGCTAATGATGGTAATAGAATGGAGCCTAGATTTGTAAAAGCTTATACAGACAATCAAGGGAATGTAATTGAGGAAATAAAACCTACGAAAGTTAAACAAGTAATATCAGAAGAAACATCAAAGAAGATGATGGACATAGTAGAATCTGTTGTAAGCCAAGGATCAGGTAAAGCTGCATATATCCCAGGGTATAGAATAGGTGGAAAAACAGGTACTGCTCAAAAAGTTATAGATGGAAGGTATGCACAAGGAAAATATATATGTTCATTTATAGGCATAGCTCCAACTGATGATCCACAAATAGTAGTACTTGCAATAGTTGATGAACCAACAGGGGTAAGTGCTTTTGGTAGTACAACAGCAGGACCTATAGTAAAAGAAATAATGAATGATGCACTACCTTATTTAGGAGTAGAGCCAAAATATAGTGAAGAAGAAAAAGAAGAATTTGAAAAAAATAAAGTTACAGTTCCAGACGTAAGGGACTTAGCTATAGAAGATGCTGTTAAGGCATTAGAAGATGTTAACTTAATACCTAACTTAGACACAGATATAGAAATTCCTAAAGGGACTAAGGTTATTGATATGTTTCCAAAACCTGGTATAAAGGTAGATGAAGAATCTAGTATAGCACTTTATTTTAAATAA